Genomic window (Vidua macroura isolate BioBank_ID:100142 chromosome 3, ASM2450914v1, whole genome shotgun sequence):
CTCACCCTGGAAACCACAACCcatgttttcttcaaaatgtcAGACTTCAGGGATAGTTTAACTGCCATATTGTAAACTGGAGACTCAGGAACTGAGTGGCACAGTCTGGTGAGGCAGCCATGTAGGCAGATGAAATTATCAGGTATTGCAAACTCCCAAGAGAGGTCCATGACACTGCTAAACTCTGAACAATAAGTTCTGAATTTCAGTTCTGAACAATCCTTGCAAAAACTTATTTTCATCTCACATCTGTCTCTAGAAATACAAAACATGAGCATgaacaataaataaatgtcaTAGGATAGAATTGTCTCATCTTCCTTGCAAAACAGAAGTTATTTCTCAGTCCTGTGCAAAATCAAGCTGGAAACCTTCTTCTTCTATATCCACAGAAGTTCTGCTCATGAGTCCCAAGAGAGAGATGTGTATTTCCAACTGCCTCCAGATGTAGAAAAGAACAGCCACCCATGTGCAAGAGATGTCTGTGTCAAGTTTCAAGTGCTTGAAGAAATTATGGAGAGGTCGTTCTGGAGTTTCAGAGAGAGGACAAGCTATGGTATTTCAATGCCAATTTGAAATTAACTAAGGCCTTGATTCATGATAACCGAACAAAACAGTTTGCTGGTTTCTGTTGCCTTCTACAGATTTTGCATGAGGTGCTAAAAGGATGTGGTTATCATGTGGTCACATTAGAGTAATTTTAAACTATTTCCCAGTAGCATTGTGCAGctgctgacaaaaaaaatactAACATGATGTAAATATGCACTAAGGATTTTCTTGATTGCAATGCAAGTCTTTCTAAGATCTCTACAACTATACAGAGCAATAATAAGGAATATGTATTCCCACATGTGCTGAGCATTTCATAATGTCCTGGATATCCATGAAGGAAGCTACTCTTAATGCAATTGTCCTTCTATGTTTTTACCTTGTGAACATAAGCCATGAATTTGACTCTATGTCTAGGATTTATAGAGAACTAGTGCTCTAAACCTTGAATCTTACATTCAATTTggaatctgaaagaaaaaatacatgttaTTAAAGTTGTAGatgtagatatatatatatatttattagaCTTGATAAACTGTTGTAATAGGCTGGTAACACGTCCTGGTTCTAAGGTCAGCAAGTATTTGTAGCTctactggttttggctgggatagtgTTATTTATCCTCACAGTAGCcagtatggggctgtgtttttggatttgtgctgtaaacagtgttgataacacaggggTGTTTTAGtttctgctgagcagtgcttgcacagagccaaggccttttctgcttctcagcctTGCAACAGTGAGGAAGCTGGGgatgcacaaggagctgggaggagatTCAGCCAGGACAGCTAACCCCaactgaccacagggatatcCCATACTGTATGATGTCATGCTCACCAtatgcagagctggggaaagaagaagaaagtgggggacatttggagtgatggcatttgccTTACCAAGTAATGCTTACATGTGagggagccctgctttcctcgAGATTGCcgaacacctgcctgcccctggGAATGGTGAagaaattccttgttttgctttgcttgcatgcaTGGCTCTTCCTTCACCagttaaactgtctttatctcaacacATAGGTTTTCTAACTTTTTGCTCTTCTGATTCTTTGCCCGATCCCACTGGGAGGGAGTGAATGAGAAGATGTGTGGGGCTGAGTTGCTGGCTGGTGTTAAACCACAATGATAGCTTAATAAGAATATGTGAAGAATTAACCAACATGTTCTGTTAACAAGTTTCTTTTGGCAATAATGAGCAGTGCATAGCCATGTTTCACTATTGGAGTCATGTATCACTGCTACTTCTCACACTTCAGCCTTCTGTGCACACTGACTTTGTGGAAATCTGACTCTATAGGCTTTGTTGGGTTACTCATAGGTAATTAGTAATGAAAGGACAATTGGGGTTTGAAAATAGTTGGAAGCTATGGAGTCTAGATTTGAAAGAGCAAATACTTGGAGTAAGAATTATTTCATCTCCTGAAGATAATTGACTGCATCTTCAACCACAAAAATGAATGCTTCATTCTCTTGCcacaattttattctttctctatAAGTTTCTGTTATTCACTCTACTTCTGTGTTATACTTTGAATATATCATGCTTTTgttgttatccttttgtgaaCTCATGATGACTTGAAAGTGCTCCTCCTCTCGCTGGAGCTGTGTAATCATCGACTATCTTGCTCGGTCTACCAATCTTAGCAATGTACCGTGAATGCCCTGAGCCAGGTGTGCAGCGTACCCCGGCTGCCGGCAGGTTGCCATCGGACCGTGGCAAGCCCGGCGCTCTGCCGGCCCGTGCGGGCAGtcccggcggcggctccgggcgcggggcggcggccgctCCCGCGGGCCGGGCATGCTCAGTGCCGGCGGCGGGGCTGGCGCTGGCCCCGGTGCTCGCCGAGCCCGCGGGCGCTGCCACACGTGCGGCGGGAGGCGCCGCTGCGGCCCCATGGGCAgccgggcggcgggcggcgcggccggcgAGCAGCCCCCAGGTGCGAGGCGGGGGCGCCCCGCGTTCCTCCGCCGGCATGGCTCGGGCCGGGGACAGCGGCTCCCCCGCGGGCTGCGGCCGGGCCAggccgggagcggagcgggaGCGCGGGGAGCGGAACGGGTCTCTCGCCGGGGCCGCTGAGGTGCAGCGTGCAcggcgcgggccgggccgggagcgcggcggggAGCTCCGGCTGCAGCCCAGCGCCTCCAGGGCGGGCTGAGGGGCGGCTTCCTGCGCCGCTGCCAGGTCTGCGCTCCTGCACGGGGTAGAAGGCAGCACGGCTCCGCTCCGTTCTCAGAGCCGGGAGGGGAAAAGTTTTGTgtggattttaattttccaacCTGGTTTGTAAATTGTTCCTCTTTGTCAGCTTCTAATACTTcgttataatttttatttggtaCTTTTAGATGATGGCGTGTCAGAAGCAGTTGGTGAGGAATCAAGACTGCTTACCAGAGAACAGCTTTTTACAATAGTTGCAGCAGCTTCTATAAATTTCAGTTCAATGATGTGCTACTCAATCCTGGGAccctttttcccttcagagGTAAACAAACAACTTAGCTACTCTACATTACTTGTTTCCATGTGAAACTTTTAGAAATATCTTGAGCTCCATGGGACATTTATGGCTGGCTGTAAGCTCTGAGTTAAGACTTTTCAGTTGTGGGAATTCAGTGATAGCATGATGCTGCTGTAGTTACAGTGCATAAAATGGTGACCTGGAGCTTGTCCATGGATTAATCTTCCCTATGACTGCAGAGGTGACAGCAAACTAATGAGATGAGATAGAAGTCCAAGTGGGTTCTTGgagaagtgaaataattttttgctcAGTGTTGCATAGTAGTTTTGTAGAGATGAGATTAAACTGTGCCAATGTCCTGACTTGTGTCTTTGACTGTCTTTGACTGCTCCTTGACTGAGCTGTGCCCTACCTACTCAATGACTTTTTATTTATAGCTACCTCCATTAACTCATTCTGGGCCATCATTAACTGTGCTGACTTCCTGACctaggaagggaaaaaaaaaataaaatctctgcttATGTTGAATGAatacaacaaagaaaaagatgatCATGGTGCCTTTGCAGCAGAAGTCCATTTCTCTCATGACCAAATTGTTACCAAGtatttccaaagaaatattctttttctctaaatattCCTCTGCTTGTGCCCAAGTGAGTGTGTTTAACCAgctaaataagtaaaaaaattgtCTGATGCTTGTTATATGATGGCGTGTCACAGTAAAGATAACAGATATCTCTGTTTACTGCCTTCTCACTGTGCAAGGGATCAAAGTTTTGTAGCTAGTACCCTTACACACAAATTGAAGCTGCCTTTATATAGTCTGGCTGCCTGTTCAGCAAATAACACACTTTCATTCACTGACAAATTAACGTTGCTTTTCCCTTGATGACATATTAGAAGTGCAACATATCTTTAAATTGTGTTGTTACCTTATGAGCCCCTACTGCctttgagaaaagaaattgctttctTACTGCATTAATAGACAATTAAAATGATTTAAATATGCAAGGTATGAATGTTGTTCACCTCAAGAATTTGACTGAGTCTTAACACAGTTGTGATCTTTTttgcaggcagaaaaaaaaggtgcCAGTAACACAATTGTTGGCCTGATTTTTGGATGTTTTGCTTTGTTCAATTTCTTGACTTCTTTAATATTGGGAAATTATGTAAGTATAATTGAAGCTGTACCTTTTTTCTGTGATGACACAGGTTGGTACGTGAAGGCAGTTCTGCAAGCCTGAGAAAGGAAACATCTCTTCAGTAGTGCTCTTGTAATTTTCTGTCTGCAGTAACTGGAGTCTGACCAGTCAGTCTGAATGTGATCTAAGTCTTGTCAGTACTCTTCTGTTGTTCCTGAGAGTAGCATAGGACAACAGACATGTAACTGTTCTGTTTGCTTTAGAGTAATTTGATGATCAATTCTGCTTTCTATGACCTCCTTTCTCCTACCCCCCCCCATTTTATTTGTGGCACTTATATATTCTGTTTGCCTTTGGTGACATTAAGGTGTTTTGGTTtcgttttgtttttttctttagttagCTGCACCTCTTCTTCTTTTCTGCtatgttgtctttttttttttttttaatttgctccTGTTAAGACTTTCTGCTGCTTAACTCAGTTTCCCCTTCAACTTCATTCTATAGTAATATGAGAGAAATGTCTCCAGTTCTTGTAACTTGAGCTTTCCCAGagattcaggatttttttcatgttgaagaaatcacaaataaattatataaatgtttgtttatgtgctgcagcactgctgtctACGCATTATTTGCTAGGGCTGCTCAGGATCATTACCTAAGCTGGGGCTGTTGCAGAGTTCAAAATCGTCTCTGTCTTTGACTGGGCAGCCTCTTTGCTGAGGAGTGAGTGAGTGGTGAATGCTTTTTCTCTGGTGCTGAGGTGGATCATAAAGTGTCACATAAGTGTCATTACTAAGTCCAAGTCTTGGTGCCTGTAGTGGTATTCAGCTATGGCACAAGCCTCACCAAGTACTTTACAGGGGAGAGAGTGTGTGCCATCCTCACTACATACAGCTGAAGTGAGCATCAATAGACCTGGACAGTGCAGCAATCAGAGATGCTGAGGGTTTCAGTGAAACCCAGCAAAATGTGGGCTTTAGTAATAACGGCTGAAAGGCAGGGACTTTGTTCAGGCCTGAACAAAAAAAGGAGCTTGAAATACCTGCTGTCCTTAGGGGAAGTTGCAGCGTGGAATTAGAAGCTCAGCTGTACTTTGTTGTGGGATTGAGTTTCCTTTATGGCATGCCTCTTGTCATCCTCCACTCTGGTGAGAGAGTCTGAAATGAAGAAAGGTGGGGGGGTCCTTCCCTGGTGATGAATGGGAGAGAGACCTGAGGAGACCTGAAAGTACCATGCTTCCCGTGCCAAAGCTTTGTGCTGTTAAGGGTTGTCATAAATTTGCTTGAAAATCAGCTTGCATTATCTCTCACTAGCCAGATTTGTGTTGGGTATTACTGGCCTTGCCTCAATCAGTGATAGTGCTGGAGGGGAGGTTTAGAAACAAACGTTCTGCTTGTTTATAATGAGGAATGCTGCTGtaacctgctgctctgcagaagctgcagcatgCTGCTGTGAAATAGTTAACTGCAGCATTGTCTTACCTTTCTAAAACTGGGTTAAGTCACTTAACTGTTCAGAGTATTTTTAGGTTCATTATTGAATGAAGGCGCATCAGTCCCAATCTTTTAGCTACAGGTGGTATAAAGTTCCCATAATCTTTTGATTTCTTTACAGTAATTTACGTTGAAAATTTTTGATCTTTTCTTGAAATACTAACATGTAAAAATGGTATTTAATTTACAGCTTTCACAAATTGGAGCAAAATTCATGTTTGTGTCAGGGATGTTTGTTTCAGGATGTGTGACCATTCTGTTTGGGTAAGTAATTTCTATTGCTTGGTTTTGTAGCATTTGTTTCCCGATCATTTTCATCCATATGAAAAGATGGACATAAAATTAGAAACTCCTGGTCATCTTTTGTGTGTTGGTTAGATCATCTAACTTCTTGcatctttaatttttatctACCTCCTGTAAAGCAGAAGCACTTCTCCCTTTCACTAGGTTTCAGAGGAGGTAGGTTCTGTCTATTTAAGTAGTAGTTCATGGACGGTGAGAAACCTGTCAAAGTGCAGCAATAAGAAAACTGTTTTTGCATgatgttttaattattctttccttaaaaatatttggctTAAATGGGAAGCTTTGCCTGGCAGGTGAGAGGCTAAGTCACtaatttcagcaaaataaatgccTTAGTAGTAATGAATCTCCTATTAGTTAGTTCTAACACACTGCATTAGACTTCTTGCACAGGTGCTTGGAAAAGCTATGAAATACAACAAAGGTGGCATTAGAGTTTTTCACAGGTTACGGTTTTCATGCTCTTTTCACTGCCAagtaaaggagaaaaggagaaagctgCTAGAAATAGTTTGGTAGAGTTTGAATGATTTCACTGATGTGGTTCAAAGTGGTAATAGAAAGCATTGAGTGTCTTGTAAATGTGTCTTTTAATGAGCAAGAAATTATGGGGCCTTTAGTAGATGGCTTCTTCCATCCTGAGAGAAGTCCAATGTActgttgggatttttcttttccagaatgCTTGACAAGGTGCCAAGTGGACCAATGTTCATTGGTTTCTGCTTTTTAGTAAGAGCAATGGATGCAATAAGCTTTGCAGCAGCAATGACAGCATCGTTCTCAATCCTTGCAAAGGCATTTCCCACTAATATAGCTACTGTCCTGGTAAGTTCAGAAAGCAGTGTTACAGCTGAGTTCCAGCAATGTGACAAATTGCCAGTGGGCAGCCTAAAATCAGGAGgagaaaatctgttttctcaTATGCAGGCTTATTTGAAATCATCATGTAATGTTTTATTTGTAATCTAGAATCACAATCCTAGAACGAGTTTAAACCTTAGCATAACTCTTGTTAGATATAAATTAAGCAGTATATATTAGTTGCCTGTGCTTTGAAGACAGCTGACCATTAGTGGCAGTAGTTATCTCTTCAGTGAAAATCAAGACAAAATACTAATAAAACACTACTACAGCTTTTAGTGACTACTTCTGCCTGGATAGTAAGAATCCATGtgaattgattaaaaaaatggtAAATTAATTCAAATGGTGTTGATTTAAACGACTGAAAGATGCAAAACTGAAACAATTTTGGCTTAATTTTTCTAATCTGTTGATAAAAGTTATTTATGAAAAGATGAGAGCTGGAATTTCTTGAAATCTGGGGGGAAGTATTTCTGATCATcaacaatttattttaactaGAGATATTACCCTTTTTCATTTGAAGTTTTAAGGTGTTAAAGAAAAGTTTTGTGTTTaataaaatgctgctttatCTGTCTATTTTTCAATAATTGTGTTTTTCAGTTCAAATTTATTCTGTCAGAAATAATTGGGTTAAATTTTAATGAGTGAGCAAATGTTGAGAACTTATTTAAGgaaatgaagtaaaattaaaaaagttgCTGCTTTTATTGATATTGTTGTTAAGCTGTTTAATCACGTCTATAAATATGTATCTATAAGAATATGTCTTTCTAACTAGAAAAAAACTACTAAGTTGTATCAGCAGTGATTAGCTGACCTTTTCATTGGAGAGCAATGTATATATTGTAATCATGGTTTGGATTTATTCAGTCAATAAGGTTAAGGTTTCCTGtttgcaaattttaaaacataatttaaataagTAAGTGAAGTAATGTTGACTTAAAGGGACTTAGTTACCTATTTTTTCAGCCTTCCTTTTATTTGTTGGGTACCCTAGATGGTATATGGGGAAGTTATTAAATATAGGCACATTTGCCTTGTTGGCGTGGGAAGTTGAGCATCCATCATCGTGATCCTTCTGTGGATGGAGGAGGTGTGGACTTCAGAACATAAGCAATCTTACTTCTCTTACAGTATCAGGTTTATCTTATCCTCTGATCTGTACTACTGCAATGTCTCAGCTTCCCCTCCATGCCCTCCCCACTTCACTAACTTAGAAGGACGATGTACAGCCCCAAATCATGTAAATTATTTGAACCAAAGTCTCACAAATCAAATGTTTGTATGACTGGTGAGCAACAAAAGTGAAAGCATCATCTGAATGCAATGATGTTAATGGCCATGCCtagttattttctttgctaggaaagaaaaaggttgTAACCCTAGACTGACATAGGGTAAAGAACTTGGCTTTTGCTGACTCTGTTTTCAGGAGATTTGACTTCTCTGACTTCTAAAATTAAAGATGAGGATGATTCCCTGGAGTATCTTTCTGGGTTCAAAACTTTTATCTGTAAGCAGTTATTACCACCAGCTCTTGCTGGTGGTCTAAGCATTGATTAGTTGAGGCAGATGTTGACAGTGGTGACTATGATGTTGTAGCACAAGATGTATTTGTATTACTGTCCTTTTACAAATTAGTATCatataaaacagaacaaattattaaattatatcCAAAACAATCCGAGTTTCATTgaagtttcattattttttcctacacCTAGGGAATGAGTCCAAACAGTTGTTTATGGAGACAAAGCTTTAACTTGGCACATGTATTTCATCCCATGAGATAATGACCCATCTGTGTAAGTTTGTTTAGATCCTTTCACTTAGGCTGGAGTGTAATGGCAGGTGGGAGAGGTGATCCCTTCAGCCTGAGGTGTCCTGTGGATGCTTTCTGCTACTGGAGCATTTGCCTTGCCTCAAAATTGAGATCTGTTAGGTGACAGCAGAGTTGTGAATATTGCAGTACGGGTGGTTCCATGTAGTGAAGCAAAAGAGGTCATGGCTGTCACACACATAACTGGAATTCCTTTTGTTGTCCCACCCTGTGAAGGTCACTAGCTCTTGTCTTAGCAATGAAGTGTCTTGCTTTTCACTACCCTGGATATGTTGTGCTGCTCCTCAGACACATGGCTTGCTTTGTATTGTTGCATTGTATTTTTTCAACACACCaacttcctttctgctttctttttcatcctTTAGGGCAGCCTTGAAATTTTTTCAGGGCTCGGACTGGTGCTGGGCCCACCTCTGGGTGGCTTTTTGTATCAATCATTTGGTTATGAGGTCCCTTTCATCACGCTGGGATGCATAGTGTTGGCTTTGGTGCCTGTGAATATGTGCTTATTGCCAAGATACGGTAAGCATCCTTCTACCTGCTTCCTTCACTCACCTTAACTTCTCATGTACTTGTGTCTTTAAAAAAGTGTCAGCTTCTGGAGTTTGATCCAAGTCAGAGGACATAACCTCAGTTGAATTAGCTTATCATCTTGATCAGGCCCATGTTTGATGCTAACCTAAATTCATGAGATGGCCTGGAATTAACACAACTCCTCATGCCCATTTCT
Coding sequences:
- the SLC18B1 gene encoding MFS-type transporter SLC18B1 isoform X3 gives rise to the protein MGSRAAGGAAGEQPPDDGVSEAVGEESRLLTREQLFTIVAAASINFSSMMCYSILGPFFPSEAEKKGASNTIVGLIFGCFALFNFLTSLILGNYLSQIGAKFMFVSGMFVSGCVTILFGMLDKVPSGPMFIGFCFLVRAMDAISFAAAMTASFSILAKAFPTNIATVLGSLEIFSGLGLVLGPPLGGFLYQSFGYEVPFITLGCIVLALVPVNMCLLPRYDSTPRKESFWKLILLPKVLILCLTIFSLSACLGFFDPTISLFILKKFKLPAGYVGLVFLGLALSYSLSSPLLGLVSDKLPYIRKWLLIFGDLMTAVCLFMLGPAPVLHIESQLWIFVLVLVLIGFSLGMSAIPVFPEILQCAYENGFEEGLSLLGLVSGLFNAMWSLGAFVGPILGGFLNEKLGFEWAAAIQGGWPLLSFQFQPAKSSW